From Dendropsophus ebraccatus isolate aDenEbr1 chromosome 10, aDenEbr1.pat, whole genome shotgun sequence:
gccAAAGGCCCCAAAAAAGCTttaactaaataaaaataaaaaaattgaatccAAATAATTTCAACCCTTTCAGCATTGCCCTCTGTTGTTCCCTATTATTCATTACTAGAAGGagttttgcttttctttttattACTACACTGTGTAGTTCCTTGTTTATTGTATTGAGGTTTATATAAGGGGAACATACATCAGAAATTAATTTATGATTATGATTGTAGGCTATTAGGGGGCTAATGTAAAGGATTGGGGTGTATGCTgatattagtattttttttttttttttttacttttctcttCGATTGTAAGTTTTTGATAATGATATCCCATGATTTTGATTGTAAGCTCTTGGAGGAAGTTGATACAGCATTGTGTGTATGATGGGACAATTGTGTGCTGATAATAATGTCTTTATATTTACCCCCCTAGACGATGCCCTCCATTAGCAGTGACAGGGCTGCTTTGTGTGCCGGCTGTGGAGGGAAGATCTCGGACAGGTATTACCTCCTGGCAGTGGACAAGCAGTGGCACATGCGTTGCTTGAAGtgttgtgaatgtaaattaaaccTGGAGTCTGAGCTCACTTGCTTCAGCAAAGATGGCAGCATCTACTGCAAAGAGGACTATTACAGGTATGAGTGGCCTACAAGGGGTTAATAGGAATGATCAGTCGTATtgtgctctctctctttctctttctctctcttcatAGTAATAATTGAAATGGTATTGGCATTAATAATGTTAATGATATAAATTACATAAATGTTCCCATTCCACACATAGCAGGCCGCAGCTATTTCATGTAGATTTTATTAATACCAACCTTCACTCTTACAATATTAAAAACAACAACTGTTCAACTTATGAAACCCAAAGCCACACCAGGTTGTGATTATATCACTTTCTCTTACAATAATACTACCACCACGACCATAAACCACAAAAATAACAAAGTCCTACAATAAACCAGAATCCTCTGATTTCTTATAAATCTCTTCTATTCTATACAATGACATATCCTGGGAGtggaagagggggaaaaaaatgataaCCTGCTTTTCAATGTAGGAATCTTGACAAAAATCTCCTTGTAGCTCAGCCCCCATTGGAAGCATATGGAGGGGATACAGTTGTACCTTAGTATTTTGAGCAAATGACATGGATGTGGCATTGTTGGCATTAGGTATGGTAATTAAAATTCTGCATGTCGCTGAGTGTTATGATTAACACGTCACATGCAGTGGTGAGGGTAGGTGCTCCTTAAAGGaacacacacaatgtatattgTTTACATTGGCTTTGTACTGGGAGTAGGAAGATAAGTCTGGAAGATAATCAATACTTTATGTTACTCTTGTCCAGCTTCATAAACATTAACGTAGATGTGTGAATGACATTGGTAGCTCTTTCGAAAAAAACACGTTGTCCATAGTGATCCCTTTAAGCCCAGAGAAAGTTCTTCTGTACTGATTTAATTGGCTATAATCGTGCCTCTTACTCTGTATTTGCAGGAGGTTCTCAGTCCAGAGATGTGCCAGATGTCACTTGGGGATCTCGGCCTCCGAGATGGTCATGAGAGCCAGGGACTTAGTCTACCACCTCAACTGCTTTACCTGCAACACTTGCAACAAAATGTTGACCACTGGGGACCATTTTGGGATGAAGGACAATCTGGTCTACTGCAGGCTCCACTTTGAGACTTTAATCCAGGGAGAGTATCAAGTCCATTTCAATCACTCGGATGTGACATCAGGGAAGGGATCAGGACTGGGGTCTGGGGCTACCTCCTTGGGGCTGCCTTATTACAATGGTGTGGGGACTGTGCAGAAGGGCAGGCCTAGGAAGAGGAAGAGCCCAGGGCCTGGTGCCGACCTGGCAGCCTACAATGCAGGTAAGCAGCAGCAGTATTCTCATTTATTCCTAATGTTGTGTTTTCCTCTTGATTACACAAAACAGCTTCCATTTATTAAATCTCAACTGATAATAATAGCCTGGCTGGGGATAATTATTTGCATCGAGTGCTGTCAAGCTGGTAATTGCAGGCGCCAGCATCTTAGCATTTCTTCACTTCAGGTAGGAAGGCAGTGAATGGCAATAAGGTAGAGGAAGATGAGGAGCTGGTCTGATCAGGGAAGACTAGCTGCACTGCCTTAATGGATCAGAACTACAACTGGACTGGAAACCAGTAAGGGCTCCTTTGTGTCTCTGAGATATAAGGCTATAGGGGGTGTGCGTGCACTGTGCTaagtaggggttaaaaaaagctaCAAATGTAATATAAAACACTAAAAAGTGTATAGTCAATGATCTCTATTAACCCTATCAGTGCTGATAGGGGCGTGCATTGTGAATGCTCGGGGATTAAGCAGGTGTTGCAGGTGCCAGGCCTGAGTGGAGTGCTGGGTAATCAGATGTGAGTGGCAGTGCAGCTCCTGCATCAGGTTCCAGTCTGCACAGAAGCGCTCAATAAATAACAGAAATAGGCTGTGATTGCGGCTTTCCTGACTGTATTTGTGTTAATAATTACACCCAGTAACACAATTCTGGTCCCTGCTTTATACATCACCTCATAAAGAGCAGACCAATTTCCCCTCTAAAATCATACCCAGCAGCCTATGAGTCACGTATGATTATTAATTGTATGTTATTGTATATGTGAACAgctcattattatatatatatatatatatatatatatatatatatatatatatatatatatgtgccttcATTGTGGGTCAAATGAAATGTCTTCTATGAAAAGTTCAttagggagaagaagaagaaggagtggATATATAAAATTCTAGTTTATAAAATATAACATAATACCTTGCTGTTGGCATTGGAAATATTAAGCTGGGGTCTTTTATAACTGATCTTATTACGATGAATTTAACCGTTTGCTATTGTTAATAAGGTGACATCTGGTTCTTTATAAGCACACGAGTAACAGAACttctttgcgttttttttttttttttttgcaaggttTTGTTTTGAATGGGATCAAGTGGGAAATGGAGATAAGGATGATCTGGTCTGATATGACAAGGATTTGGTGATTTGTGGTTTGATGACTGAATAGTCATCTGGATTTGTTAGTTCTTTAGGAGAGTTCTGTGTAAATATGTGCAAGTACTCAACTAGACACATAACTTTTGTGGACAGGAAAGTTGTGGGGTGACCATTGTACTGGTTGGGCCTAATGCGTTCCAAATGAGAACAGTATTTCTATCTTGGCACACTGGTTAGAATGAGATATtgtgtaaatttatatatatatatatatatatatatatatatatatatatatatattagtgttatACATAACGAGAGATAGTTGAATGAATTAAAGAATACAAATGATGTAGAGAggctaaaatataataaaatatatagtgcataaaatatatatagatagaaaCATAAAATAGTGATAGTATATAGTTTCATTTACAGAGTGATGAGATGGATAGATGTTAGAAACATAAGAGAGAGCTAATAtataaacattaaaaaataaaatacagataTCTAATACTTAGGCTTTGTTTTTATCTAAATAGATGGATATCATggagctatatattatacactgggaGCAATATTGTAAGTGTACATGTAGTATGTATAATACAGATAtatgtaatatttatatatagagaGATCAGTAATAACCCAGCCTCATCTCCCTGCATACAGATGTAATCACTTAGTCCATACTGTCACCTCTCAGGCAGAAATCTGCTTCTGTCAaagactttttttcccccagataaGTATTTATGGTCCAGTTGGCACCAAAGGGGTTAACGTTTAACCATTTAGCGAACACAGCGCTATCTGTATTAATCCTGTTTAGTCCCTGTGTTCTTTGTTAAGGGGGTAAAGAGCTGCCATTGTGCCCCAATAACTGTGCAGGGTCCAGGAGATTTAGCTGGGGCAATTTGGATGTGGATGGATCTTGACAAGCAGAAAATAGCTCAGAAGGGAACTAGGACTTCAAAAAGCCTCTATCCCTCTCCCTCTATGTGATCGGAATTCTCCCTCCGCTTCTAGTATAGGAGgctaatggctttttttttttttttttttgaggtcaGTAAATCAAGGCCTGGGATAGTTCTCATACAGGAGCACCTGTAAAGTATAAAGTGGGATATACTACCTGTGACTGGTGCCAACACTTCCCACAGCCTGGGGATATTTTTATGCTTTCAGGTCATAGTCTCCCTGTAAAATGAAGGCACCCTAGTGTCCCTGTACAATGCTGGTGGTGTGGGTCCTGGCAAGTGTTCTGACCACAAAGTGTTAATGCCAGGCCTCATTTGTGTCATCACACTACAGATAGGTCATCTAGAGGAGACTATGAGTACAGCCTACCACTACTTATGGTACTAGTAGTAGCAATATACATAATATGGGCAATGGGGgtataaaaagtaataaatagtACAAGTATTAATAATTAAGTCATTAGTAATATAATAAttatagtaataaaataaaaacactagTCATGATGctataatattaaaaataataatagttatataaTATTAGTAAGTTTTAACAGTACTAAAAGCACCAgtagtggtattattattattagtagtaataataataataataattaataataataataaacatattagtGGTAATAATAGTTCTAATAATGTTGcggatagtaataataataataataataataataataataataataataaaagtattaGTGGTAATAATAGTTCTAATAATGTTGcggatagtaataataataataagagtagtagttatagtagtactGGTAATAGTAGAAGTTAAAGTTATAGCATAAGTTATAGTAtttaaagtagtagtagtaatgaaCTAGCACTACTCTTTCTGCATCTCCTCGCCCCAGCATTGTGCTAGTGTAATGCCCCATGTACTGTAGTGTTGACCACTGAGTTACAATCACCCTGTGTATGTTGTTTGTTTAATAGACTATTGACAAGCTGTTTACATAGCAATGGGACATAGAGAGCAGGGAgatttctcccctcccccctggagAGTAGTCTCTTTGGGGTGAATGCTGAGGCTGAATCCCTACATGAAGACTTAATTCCCAGGGAAGAAAGAAACTATATGGATTGTATGGTGAAAGTTTATTGTGAGGGTGCTCTGCATTGTCCTGGGTTTAGCTTTCTCTGACTATTGTGAGtttacgtttttttttccttttaccccCAAGACAATGGGGGGTTTAATGTAAGAGGAAATGAGCTCCTGAGTGCTGACTCCATGATGGGGCTGCCCCTCCAGAGGAAGATGGAAGCCACACTTTATCCTCATCGCTTCTATTTAGACTATTCTACCTATTGGTATCCTGATACATTCTTATGTATCATGAGCTAAAGGGTTAATGGTATCTATGCATTGTATTATAATAGAAGGAATAATATTACTAACATGTATTGTATACagaatgtctatctatctatcatttatctatctatctcctatctatcatctatctcctctatctcttatctatctatcatctatctcctctatctcctatctatctatatatctatctatctcctatctatctatctatctatctcttatctatctatctatctatctatctatctcctatctatctatctatctatctatctatctatctatctcttatctatctatctatctatctatctatctcctatctcctatctatctatctatctatctatctatctatctatctatctatctatctatctatctatctatctatcacctatctgtctgtctatctatctatctatctatctcctatctatctcctatctatctatctatctatctatctatctatctatctatctatctatcacctatctgtctgtctatctattatctatctatctattatctatctatctatctatctatctatctatctatctattatctatctatctatctatctatctatctatctatctatcacctatctgtctgtctatctattatctatctatctatctatctttttatctatttatctactattatctatctatctatctatctatctatctatctatctatctatctattcctctCTCTGTCTACCTACCTATTTGTCTATATTATCCATGAATCCAAAGACCATATCTGGctagtatataatagtatattaCATCTATAATACAGCTAACTATAGATGTGTGTGCCTGCAAGAGTATAAACATTACACAGTTTTTCcagcttttttccccccaattccCAGTGAAAATCGATAATTACACAACGATTATGTCGGTCAGAAATCTGATACTCTGTAATTATTTTATCACATGGGGCTTGTGACACCCAGGAAGGTAACGGAAATATAATCAACATAGTTAAATAAATGAGCGATGAGAGAAATCCTGGGAAATGACATAAAATACAACACAAACTCAACTGTACAACTGAGTTCACTATAATAGGAAATCCTTAATATAGATTATATTGACTATATATTATTAAATTAAATTAGTAATATAAGATATTTATAAAAATACTAAGTAAATCAATGAATGGAAATATTTAGCATATTGTAAACACATCAGTTCTTGCCATTGAAACCTACTAAAACCATAAAAGTGAACATAAAATAGCATaaattatattaaataaaatgtattttcaaTTTATTGTAAATCGATAAATAGGATTGAAAGGAGCAATTGAGCTTCTGTTATTTAAAAGCAGCCTGAAGTGACAATGCTTTAATGTTCTCTTGGTGATGCTGCCTGAGAATCACAGCTTACTAGCTCCTCCTAGAGGCGGTTTAGGGTATGGACAGTGCAAATAATTTCACTGGCTGggtaaaagaagggggggggggcactcgaTGGAGAAGATTTAAATTCTGGAACAAATTGTAAACAATTAATACACAAATGATTAATGTAAATTAACATATTCATATATTATTAATCATATTAATAGAAATATGATAAGACATTAAAAGTCTAATTTATtagtaaaataattattttaatattGGTTAATAATATATGAGTAACTTGTATTAATGATATGCTGCTGATGCACAAAGCACAGTGCACTGCACATAAACAGGGACATAAATGGGGCTATAACTACATGAGCACATTACAGCAAGCCTCTTAGTTAGAAAACAGCTGGTGGAAGGAAGTGAATCTCAATGTAGATCAAGTTTAAGCCATACTTTTTTggtatgatttttttaaaattattattcttatatgtaaatatatatatataaatcttatTAAACTTTTCAATTATTTGGAGTTTTCTATCTGGTTCTACTGTCAGAAAACTTTATTAGACTTTATTTACATTTGaatttaaattttcttttatatatttgtttagatCCTATAAAAATCATATCCAGACTGAACTGACACAAACTTATTTACTGTAAGCCATTGCCCCCTATAGAAATAAATGGATTCTGTCAAAGGCTCTGCCCAAATgagtaacatttttttatttatttattgttgctTAAAGAAATTTGGAAGAATAAGCTGATCCTATTTATTTCAACAAAACTTAAACTGATGCCAACGTTTCTTTATCAAAAAAGTACctataaaataaagtaaatgtaaaaaaattggaTAAATTATTCTTTTTATATATGCTTAGGCAAAACAAATGTAAAAATACTTGTGTCGCTCTGTCCTGCTTTTTTATAGATAGTTGCCAATATGTTTGTTAGATTTGCCTAAATCTAGAATTTTAGAACTGTATAGTTAATAAAACTGTACATTttctaaaataattttattagttaataaaaaataaaaacattttaaaaagtatctatctatctatctatctatctatctatttgtgtAGACTCTGGTGCACTAACCACCTCATCTGTGTAGACATTGAGAGAGGAAGGAGTTAAGATAATGTATGGTGTGCACTGTTAAATAGAATTAACATTCTCTCCAGGGAATCCTATTATTGCCACAATTCCTTATTTTAGCTTGTGATTTAAATGGAATtcaatgaaacttttttttctttatcaagGCTGATATGGGAATGCTAAATGACTGCAGGCTGGTCCAATATTCAGCAGCAGTCCTCTGAGCTTTGGTGACATTTGTCAGTCCCTGAATTATAACTCTTCTTTCTACAATTCTTAACAAAAATTCTATCAATATTTAGTAATGCCTAATGCAATGTTTTAATGCACCTCTATGTTCTGCAGCTTCTTATGCACTTATAGTTATGTTTTCTATTTTacctaataaattttttttttttaattttttaaacttCATTCACTATTTTACTCTTTTTGCATAgcattcactatttttttttaatcctcatGGGGTCGAGCTGCCAGTAAGGTTATCCGACATCACCATGGGGTTTCCAGTGGTTAGCTTAGATACATTTCCCCCTGAACATGTTGTAGGTTTCAGCACAAGAATCTGAAAATAATAATTACACCTTCTAATGTGATAAATTCCACACTTATAACAAAAAAGTTAAATTTATTGTAAACCTATTTATCATAAAATATAATCAATTACAGATACAATAAAGAAGCAACGTATTAAGTATTTGAGCTCATGACTTAATAAAATGATTCAAACTAAATAAAAAGGGACAAACTAAAAACTTAAATTTTATTGGAAAttgaaaaaagtcacaaaatgtCAACTATGTAGTAGATATACTGATAGGAGGTAAATATTTAGTTCTAAATAGTGAAAAGGGAAATAAAATCCATCATTTATTTCCATTGCCAATGTAAGCCAAAACCAGATTTACAAAAACATttgaatttttcaattttttttaaatcaatacaAGCAGATTAGACCAATGAGAGCTATGATATAAGGTTGTGTTTACACTAGTGTATTTCCCTGCataaatttgaacaaaaaaagcattaaaaattATAGATCCCAAGTGTTCTATGAAAGTAGAAAAGATGACAAAATGAAGCAAATATAAAAAGAAGAAATTTGTAGTGTGGACAGGTTGTGTTTGTATCCTATAAATAGAATCAGataaaaaaagactaaagtactGATAAAAGGAAATGTTCAGCAAGAAAAGACAAAGTGTGAATGTGCCCCTTAAGTCTGAAGACATACCAAGGATCTGTCCACACCAAAATCAATAAATAAGTAAACTATGATTTGATTGGTCACATTTATTTCTATGGTAATTTaagtggtgaaaaaaaaattatagtatgAAAAAGTTAAAACAAAAAGTACTGGCAAATTTATCCCTAATGTTATTCattgacaaaaaaaatatataaaagaacaagactgattaaaaaaaaccttcttctgaaaataaataaataaatctctatGTATAGAATAACTAACACAATAGATAGTACATCAAGTGAACTGaggcagtctttttttttaagagaaatttcacacaaaccacacacacacacacacttttatttttttaaatatgtctcTTTATGTTCTATATTccttttatatatttgttttcaattaaaaaaataatgcctcatttttttttaccctttaaaaCCAACATGTATTAGATTCAACAATTTAATAGGCAAGAGATGAGTTAAGGCAAGCCAATAAGAAGTaaccaacacacatacacatacacatactacagTCTAATTTTGAAGAGAAAAGTGTCCTGGTTTTCAGATTTATACCTACTGTATAGTGTTAAATTGCAGTgatgtaacattaaaaaaaacacttctacAAGATTGCTAAAGCATATATATTCTACAAATGGATCAACACCACAATCAAGTAAAGAAACAATTCATCTTTATTGCACAAATGTGGttatttatataaaatcacatacatCACTGGTTACTATGCAGACAAAGAAACAACAAGCAGATTGCTAAAGCATTGACATTTTtcaatgataaaaaataaataaataataaaaaaaaaaaacttgtgaagATCAGTTAATAAAGCATTCACGTCATACCCAGTCTTGGTGAATACTTGGTGTTACACTCGATTTCCCAAAATACAAGTAATTCATAAATTCTACATGGGTGTAAAACCATCTCAAGGTCATTGCAAGGAATCTAAgtgttttccctcttttcataATATTAATATTACCCACCAATCCGGCGATCCATTATGCATGACCTTATCAGAGGCTATTTAATGAGTTAATTATATCTGTTCCCACCGTGGCAGACATAATGCAGGATCATGGCTGCCAAGCTGTCATTCTTACACCATGACTTGTAATTAACTCTGCCACGTTTGATGGAGGTTTAATGGCTTGGCATGGCACTGGAGTGACTCTGCAAGTTTTCAGTCTGTAAACTTCCTTTtgtgttttccttttttaaatCCTTAACCTGACGATCATGTGATTTTCTATCTTTGCTTCTTTTCTTACACCACCTAGGTATTAGTACTATGTAGTTAAAAGGCCAAGGTGTTATATACACCAGCTACACCCTATAAACATTTCATTTGTAGTCACTTTATACTTTTCCTTTTGCCTCTATGATCGAAATCCATGGGGCCAGCTGTCATTCTATCAGATAGTTGGGTTCCTGTACTAGTCACACAACTACAGGAGAAAATATGTTGGTCAGGACAGACCCCATGATAGTGtttataactttatttattttatatcattatattatggtagtttttttaattatatttatcTGGGTTATTTTCATGTTTGATTTAGAGGTtatggcacacacagacacacacacacatacacacacacacagacagacacacacacacacacacacacacacacacacacacacacacacacacttagatAAAACAAGATATTGGTTAAACCTGATACTGATACATACTTTTTTCTCTAGTGGTACAAGCTATATATACTAAAATGCATCTGACCTGACGTAGAAACTTTGTTGCAATAAACTTTTTCATTTAAAAGTCGGAAGTTTCATGggtaattttttcttttcctaTAAGAATTTATGCAGCTCTCAACTTTCACCACATGCTTATTTATTATAAGAAAAAATATCTCACTCACAAACATATtgttttttaattgcaattattaaatacagagccaggaatggatcatAACTAGAAGACACATATAAATGATCTACCTATTCATGATTAAATTAGTATCTATTTATGTATAAATCAATCAATCAgttttctatcatctatctattatctatctttctatctgtctagtatctatctatctgttatatatttatctacctacctatcaaccaatcaatcaatcaatcaatcaatcatcaatcaatcaataagttatctatctgtctattatctatctatctacctacctatcaatcagttatctatatatctcctatctatctgtctattatctatctatctatctatctatctatctgtctgtctgtctatctatctatctatctatctatctatctatctatctatctatatatctcctatctatctgtctattatctatctatctatctatctatctatctatctatctatctgtctatctatctatctaataaaaaCCATCATCATGGTAATATTAGTATTAACAATAATAAGAACAATAGCAATAATGACAGTAACAACAATAATGATCTCCTAGTAgttattaaaaacacaaaaacaaaggtAATAATTGTAGTAATAGCAGATATagatgtattaataataataataataataataataataataataataataataataataattagtagtAATCATTAGAAttaatataagtaaatataacagcagtaatagtaataaaaataacagtagcagcagcagaagtAATAGTGCTAGTAATCCCTGTATTGATACAGTAGTTATATGATGGTAATATTACTGCTACCAATAATCTAGATAATAACCTTTCCATCTCCTCGCCCCAGTATTGTCCTAGTGTAATGCCCCATGTACTGTAGTGTTGACCACTGAGTTACAATCACCCTGTGTATGTTGTTTGTTTAATAGACTATTGACAAGCTGTTTACATAGCAATGGGACATAGAGAGCAGGGAgatttctcccctcccccctggagAGTAGTCTCTTTGGGGTGAATGCTGAGGCTGAATCCCTACATGAAGACTTAATTCCCAGGGAAGAAAGAAACTATATGGATTGTATGGTGAAAGTTTATTGTGAGGGTGCTCTGCATTGTCCTGGGTTTAGCTTTCTCTGACTATTGTGAGTTTACGCTTTTCTTGAAGACAATGGGGGGTTTAATGTAAGAGGAAATGAGCTCCTGAGTGCTGACTCCATGATGGGGCTGCCCCTCCAGAGGTAGATGGAAGCCACACTTTATCCTCATCACTCCCATGTGCAACAGAAACTAGTTTACCAACTGCTCCTTGGTGGGGTAAAAAATATTAGTTTGTTTATTGggatgtaaagggttaatagGACTCTATGAATTGTACTTTAAAAGTAGTAACAGGTAAGTATTACACCTGGAATGTTTACACTCTATATTCTCTCTCATTTCTATCTTGACAATTTATAGTTGATCATTTACctatattatctatttatctaaataattatttatctatctatctatctatcaattatctatctatttatctatctatctcctatctatctatctatctatctatctatctatctactatctgtctatctatcttctatctatctatctatgtatctatctatctatctatctatctcctatctatctatctatctatctatctatctatctatctatctcctatctatctatctatctatctatctatctcctatctatctatctatctatctatctatctatctatctatctatctgtcttctatctctttatctatctcgtatgtatctattatctatctatctatctcctatttatgtatctattatctatctatctatctatctatctatctatctatctatctatctatctctctctctctctctctctctctctctctccctctctctctttctctgtctgtttgtctgtctatctatctgtatatttCGTTGCTATCCATCACTCGCACACAGATAGACATAAGGGccagttatgtaaaaaaaaatcagttaaaAGGGTTctttagaataaaataacaaaaaaccaaaaaacatggCGTCCCACCTATtcccaggttgtgtatggtattgtagCCCACTTCATATATGATTGGCTTCAATGAAAATCACAGAACAGCCCTGTTTTTCTACCTCTGGACAACTCCTTTTACTATGTCAATGAAGTGTAGGCGGAAACTAAAGAAAACTAACCAAAGCCTAGAAAGAACATACAAACACCCTGCAAATGTTCACAGCAGTAAGAC
This genomic window contains:
- the LHX2 gene encoding LIM/homeobox protein Lhx2 isoform X2, yielding MPSISSDRAALCAGCGGKISDRYYLLAVDKQWHMRCLKCCECKLNLESELTCFSKDGSIYCKEDYYRRFSVQRCARCHLGISASEMVMRARDLVYHLNCFTCNTCNKMLTTGDHFGMKDNLVYCRLHFETLIQGEYQVHFNHSDVTSGKGSGLGSGATSLGLPYYNGVGTVQKGRPRKRKSPGPGADLAAYNAALSCNENDGDHMDRDQQYTPNQKTKRMRTSFKHHQLRTMKSYFAINHNPDAKDLKQLAQKTGLTKRVLQVWFQNARAKFRRNLLRQENNGVDKTSDSTLQAGTPSGPASEISNASMSPSTTPTTLTDLTNPTMPTVTSVLTSVPGSLDVRESRSPPQTTLTNLF